A genomic window from Streptomyces broussonetiae includes:
- a CDS encoding type I polyketide synthase encodes MNGPGSDSALARRLATAVPSQHRRLVTELVRTAVTEAIEAARPGTVDSLDPAAPLAALGLDSLAAVDLHRRLTERTGLELPVGLAYDCPTVHDLAARLLAEVHGTADERIEPAGDGDADEPIAIVGIGCRFPGGISSPADLWRLLNDGGEVLSGFPKDRGWDLNALYAEDPEVPGSAYVRSGGFLDTATEFDAEFFGISPREALGMDPQQRLVLETSWQALEDAGIDPTALRGTPAGMFFGAEVQEYGPRLHDAPDGLDAYLLAGNASSVISGRVAYVLGAEGPAVTVDTACSASLVAVHLACRSLRQGESSLALAGGVAVMGGPGVFTAFSRQRGLAPDGRCKAFAAAADGTGFAEGVGVLVLERLSDARRGGHHVLAVVRGSAVNQDGASNGLTAPNGTSQQRLIRRALSGAGLTSADVDVVEAHGTGTRLGDPIEATALLATYGQGRAEDAPLLLGSVKSNLGHTQAAAGVAGMIKTILAMEHGRIPATLHVDEPTPAVNWSTGAVQLVTEQRAWPETGRVRRAGVSSFGVSGTNAHIILEQPEAEEAEEGDRPQPPAGTPLPFALSARGEDALRARAADLLPLVDETDPLDLAHSLATTRAALPDRAVLVAADRAELRAALDDLASGKTPRTARADGELGFLFTGQGSQRIGMGRELASLYPVFADALDDVCAHFDLQLDRPLTDVLFAGPGTAQDGLLHRTEYAQPALFAVEVALHRLLESWGLTPDQLAGHSVGEIAAAHVAGVLTLQDATILTAARGRLMQQLPEGGAMVAVRATEDEVASLLTARTGIAAVNGPASVVVSGDVDDVERIAAELTARGHDTKRLRVSHAFHSPLMEPMLAEFRRVVHVLDYAEPRLPVVSTVTGALVTDELCDPEYWVEHVRARVRFHDAVRTLTDSGVRTFLEVGPDAVLSAMGPDCTDVPGTAFLPVLRRERPEAREAVAALAAAHARGVPVDWQRHFASLGGRRVDVPRYPFQRRRFWLAQSTPTDATGLGQLPAGHPLLAAVVAVGAEGVVLTGRLSTRTQPWLADHVIAGQVLFPGTAFVELALRAGDHVGAAGLEELTLGAPLVLRADEDVAVQVAVGEPDDLGRRNVTVHTRADDEAPWTQHAAGALTPAAPAAPAAAADLTVWPPPQAQPLDVASVYPDLADQGYGYGPTFQGLRAAWRQGDDVYAEVALPAGAAADAGEFGLHPALLDAALHAADLDAPPRPEVLLPFAWTGVTLHAAGAAAVRVRITRAGTDTIALHLADATGAPVADIEGLTSRPVQADDVLYAVRWSPYPHPATTAPLRTAVLDGDPDTLPADPAPDAVVHRVPGPAEADAASARAHVLDVLRLLRTWQTDERLADTRLVVVTPPASPAHAAVRGLVRSAQAENPGRYVLVEHDALPTEADLRRILATAEPELSLTDGRFSVPRLTAQPAAEPASAADWGTVLVTGGTGGLGALLARHLVRAHGVRRLVLAGRRGTAPELHAELTALGAEVTVAACDVGDREALRRLLAEHPVDSVVHAAGTVRDGIVDTLTDEMVEEVFHAKALGAWHLHELTRDRELAHFVLFSSLAAVLDGPGQGNYAAANAYLDALAEHRTGLGLPATALAWGLWATDSGMGAALDDAALERIARHGVPGLTAERSLELFDAALRSRAPRPVPVEIDAAAVRRRPDGIPPLLTTLVRPAVRRATANAAVSTPATDGALAALPAADRDRALLDLVRTEVAAVLRHDGPSAIDPGRAFTDLGFDSLAAVELRNRLNAATGLRLPATLVFDHPTSRVLADHIRDTLFGTGPQETAALVTRTAGDDDPIVIVGMSCRYPGGVRSPEDLWRLVADGVDAVGDFPADRGWDTETLYDPEPGTPGRTYTREGSFLYDAAEFDAGFFGISPREATAMDPQQRLLLEVSWEALERSAIDPHRLRGSRTGVFAGVMYHDYGTWLAEVPEDLAAYLGNGSLGSVVSGRVAYALGLEGPAVTVDTACSSSLVTLHLAAQALRQGECDLALVGGVTVMSTPDTFVDFARQRGLAADGRCKSFAAAADGTGWGEGAGMIVVERLSDALRGGHQVLAVVRGSAVNSDGASNGLTAPNGPSQQRVIRAALAAAGLTAADVDAVEAHGTGTTLGDPIEAQALLATYGAEHTGDSPLWLGSIKSNMGHTQAAAGVAGVIKMVMAMRNGVLPRTLHVDAPSHQVDWSAGAVELLTEQRPWRTPDRPRRAGVSSFGISGTNAHVILEEFTEPEPTQAMAASGADPATAPPVLALPVSARSPEALRGQARRLLELTDASPADLALALATSRGTHPHRAVALATGADQAATALDALARGTDAPGLLVTGSATDGTLAYLFSGQGAQRPGMGRDWYDVFPVYAEHFDRAAALFDKHLERPLAEVVFGEDTATLEQTAYTQAALFTTQVALYRLLESFGLRPDWLAGHSVGEFAAAHVAGVWPLPDAVTAVAARGRLMQSLPEGGAMIAVQASEDEVAPLLDGRCGIAAVNGPRAVVVSGDEDAVTEIAAHFTTTRRLRVSHAFHSPRMEPMLDAFREVMTGIGAAEPTVPIVSTLTGAPATATELGSADYWVRHVRETVRFADAVATLAAKGADTFLELGAGPVLTAMGPDCLPDAEDAAFVSTVRKDTPQLPGLLAAVAAVHTRGSDVDWAVLYDTYAGNRVELPTYAFDRRRYWLPTATVSAGDAAGHGLASVDHPLVSARLDLPGDAGVLLTGRISLATHPVLAEHAVLGTVLVPGAALVDLALHAGRLTGRPVVEELTLQAPLVLPADTAVRLQVATGSDGTVEIHSRAETAPADEGWTRHATGTLTATATTTATATATATATTTATATATATASGAWPPPGATPLDVTGLYPRLHTEGYDYGPVFQGVRTAWRHGDTLLAELELPESARQDAGRHALHPALLDSALHVTSLLDTEAEAESESGQGIALPFAWTGVTLHTQGARTARVRVTPGTDGTRIELADTDGRPLATVDSYVTRPVTADRLASRRQRHLYAVTDEPLPEAAGRPDRRSWAILGDDDLGLGAPLHADLTALGATVPDVVILPVTAPRAEGEQLPGAVRAALGRTLETLRAWSADDRFADAALVVLTGGGLADAAVHGLVRAAQAEDPGRILLVARPAPDGPVPDRAALAALLDSGEPEVRWRDGRAHAPRLVRADDSAGEDRPWGTVLVTGGTGGLGALVARHLAERHGVTRLVLTSRRGPGAPGAEQLRADLAESGAEAEIVACDVADRAALAALLTAHPVDSVVHTAGVLDDGLVASLTPQRLDTVLRPKADAAWHLHELTRERGLSHFVLFSSAAGTIDASGQGNYAAANVFLDSLAAHRAGLGLPATSLAWGLWSGGGMGAGLDAAEVQRIERSGIGALDPAEGLDLLDAAVASGSPALVPVRLDSAALRRRGDDVPAVLRTLAGVTHRARRDEPARTLGEQLAELPAADHEHTVLEAVRTEVSAVLGHSGPAAVEPRRAFTELGFDSLAAVELRNRLNAVSGLRLPSTLIFDYATPLALAGHLLERLLPDTEEPGTGEAEHGDDEVRALISRIPVARIREAGLLDGLLKLSESAPETAPADRALDIKSMAVADLVRAALDRSSTT; translated from the coding sequence ATGAACGGGCCCGGATCCGATTCAGCTCTGGCGCGACGGCTCGCCACGGCCGTACCGTCCCAGCACCGCAGGCTGGTGACCGAACTGGTGCGCACGGCCGTGACCGAGGCGATCGAGGCGGCCCGGCCGGGCACGGTGGACTCGCTCGACCCCGCCGCACCGCTCGCCGCGCTGGGACTCGACTCGCTCGCCGCGGTCGACCTGCACCGGCGGCTCACCGAGCGGACCGGCCTCGAACTGCCGGTCGGCCTCGCCTACGACTGCCCGACCGTCCACGACCTGGCCGCCCGGCTGCTCGCCGAGGTCCACGGCACGGCGGACGAGCGGATCGAGCCGGCCGGTGACGGCGACGCCGACGAACCGATCGCCATCGTCGGCATCGGCTGCCGCTTCCCCGGCGGCATCTCCTCGCCCGCCGACCTCTGGCGGCTGCTGAACGACGGCGGCGAGGTCCTCTCCGGGTTCCCGAAGGACCGCGGCTGGGACCTGAACGCCCTCTACGCCGAGGACCCCGAGGTACCCGGCAGCGCCTACGTCCGCAGCGGCGGATTCCTCGACACCGCCACCGAGTTCGACGCCGAGTTCTTCGGCATCAGCCCGCGTGAGGCGCTCGGCATGGACCCGCAGCAGCGGCTCGTCCTGGAGACCTCCTGGCAGGCCCTGGAGGACGCCGGCATCGACCCCACCGCGCTGCGCGGCACCCCGGCCGGCATGTTCTTCGGCGCCGAGGTGCAGGAGTACGGCCCGCGTCTGCACGACGCCCCGGACGGCCTCGACGCCTACCTGCTCGCCGGCAACGCCTCCAGCGTCATCTCCGGCCGCGTCGCCTACGTGCTCGGCGCCGAGGGCCCCGCGGTCACCGTCGACACCGCCTGCTCCGCCTCCCTGGTCGCCGTCCACCTGGCCTGCCGCTCGCTGCGCCAGGGCGAGTCCTCGCTGGCCCTCGCGGGCGGCGTGGCCGTGATGGGCGGGCCCGGTGTGTTCACCGCCTTCAGCCGGCAGCGCGGTCTGGCCCCCGACGGCCGTTGCAAGGCGTTCGCCGCCGCGGCCGACGGCACGGGATTCGCCGAGGGCGTCGGCGTGCTCGTCCTGGAGCGGCTGAGCGACGCCCGTCGGGGCGGACATCACGTGCTCGCGGTCGTCCGCGGGTCCGCAGTCAACCAGGACGGCGCCTCCAACGGCCTGACCGCGCCCAACGGCACCTCCCAGCAGCGGCTGATCCGCCGGGCCCTCAGTGGCGCCGGACTCACCTCCGCCGACGTCGACGTGGTCGAGGCGCACGGCACCGGCACCCGGCTCGGTGACCCCATCGAGGCCACCGCCCTGCTGGCCACCTACGGCCAGGGCCGCGCCGAGGACGCCCCGCTGCTGCTCGGCTCGGTCAAGTCCAACCTCGGCCACACCCAGGCCGCCGCCGGTGTCGCCGGCATGATCAAGACGATCCTGGCCATGGAGCACGGACGGATACCGGCGACCCTGCACGTCGACGAGCCCACCCCGGCCGTCAACTGGTCGACGGGCGCCGTGCAACTCGTCACCGAACAGCGGGCGTGGCCCGAGACCGGCCGGGTACGACGGGCGGGCGTCTCGTCGTTCGGGGTCAGCGGCACCAACGCACACATCATCCTGGAACAGCCCGAGGCCGAGGAAGCCGAAGAGGGCGACCGCCCGCAACCTCCGGCCGGCACCCCCCTGCCCTTCGCTCTGTCCGCCCGCGGCGAGGACGCCCTGCGGGCCCGCGCCGCCGACCTGCTGCCCCTGGTCGACGAGACCGACCCGCTGGACCTCGCCCACTCGCTGGCCACCACCCGTGCCGCCCTGCCCGACCGGGCCGTCCTGGTCGCCGCCGACCGCGCCGAACTGCGCGCCGCGCTCGATGACCTGGCCTCCGGGAAGACGCCCCGCACCGCGAGGGCCGACGGCGAACTCGGCTTCCTGTTCACCGGACAGGGCAGCCAGCGCATCGGCATGGGCCGCGAACTCGCCTCCCTCTACCCGGTGTTCGCCGACGCCCTCGACGACGTCTGCGCCCACTTCGACCTCCAGCTCGACCGCCCGCTCACGGACGTCCTGTTCGCCGGACCCGGCACCGCGCAGGACGGACTGCTGCACCGCACCGAGTACGCGCAGCCCGCCCTGTTCGCCGTCGAGGTCGCCCTGCACCGGCTCCTGGAGAGCTGGGGCCTGACCCCGGACCAGCTCGCCGGACACTCGGTCGGCGAGATCGCCGCCGCACACGTGGCCGGCGTGCTCACCCTCCAGGACGCCACGATCCTCACCGCCGCCCGCGGCCGGCTCATGCAGCAGCTCCCCGAGGGCGGCGCCATGGTCGCCGTCCGCGCCACCGAGGACGAGGTGGCATCGCTGCTCACCGCGCGCACCGGTATCGCCGCCGTCAACGGCCCGGCCTCCGTCGTGGTCTCCGGCGACGTGGACGACGTCGAGCGCATCGCCGCCGAACTCACCGCGCGCGGCCACGACACCAAGCGCCTGCGGGTCAGCCACGCCTTCCACTCGCCGCTGATGGAACCGATGCTGGCCGAGTTCCGGCGCGTCGTGCACGTCCTGGATTACGCCGAGCCCAGGCTGCCGGTGGTCTCGACCGTCACCGGCGCCCTCGTCACCGACGAGCTGTGCGACCCGGAGTACTGGGTGGAGCACGTCCGCGCCCGGGTCCGCTTCCACGACGCCGTGCGCACGCTCACCGACTCCGGGGTACGGACGTTCCTGGAGGTCGGCCCCGACGCGGTCCTGTCCGCCATGGGCCCGGACTGCACCGACGTACCCGGCACCGCCTTCCTGCCGGTGCTGCGGCGCGAGCGGCCCGAGGCCCGCGAGGCCGTCGCCGCGCTCGCCGCCGCCCATGCCCGGGGCGTACCCGTCGACTGGCAGCGGCACTTCGCCTCGCTCGGCGGGCGCCGCGTCGACGTGCCCCGCTACCCCTTCCAGCGCCGCCGCTTCTGGCTGGCGCAGAGCACCCCGACCGACGCCACGGGCCTCGGCCAGCTCCCCGCCGGACACCCGTTGCTCGCCGCCGTGGTCGCCGTCGGCGCAGAGGGCGTCGTCCTCACCGGACGCCTGTCCACCCGTACCCAGCCCTGGCTCGCCGACCACGTCATCGCCGGCCAGGTGCTGTTCCCCGGTACCGCCTTCGTCGAACTCGCCCTGCGCGCGGGCGACCACGTGGGCGCGGCCGGCCTGGAGGAGCTGACCCTCGGCGCCCCGCTCGTGCTCCGTGCCGACGAGGACGTCGCCGTCCAGGTCGCCGTCGGCGAACCCGACGACTTGGGACGCCGCAACGTCACCGTCCACACGCGCGCCGACGACGAGGCGCCCTGGACCCAGCACGCCGCGGGGGCCCTCACCCCGGCCGCCCCAGCCGCCCCGGCCGCCGCGGCCGATCTCACCGTCTGGCCGCCGCCGCAGGCCCAGCCCCTCGACGTGGCGAGTGTGTACCCGGACCTGGCCGACCAGGGGTACGGCTACGGGCCGACGTTCCAGGGGCTGCGCGCAGCCTGGCGGCAGGGAGACGACGTCTACGCCGAGGTCGCCCTGCCCGCCGGGGCCGCCGCCGACGCGGGCGAGTTCGGCCTGCACCCGGCGCTGCTCGACGCCGCGCTGCACGCCGCCGACCTCGACGCCCCGCCGCGCCCCGAGGTACTGCTGCCGTTCGCCTGGACCGGGGTCACCCTGCACGCCGCCGGCGCGGCGGCCGTCCGCGTGCGGATCACCCGCGCCGGGACCGACACCATCGCCCTGCACCTCGCCGACGCCACCGGAGCCCCGGTGGCCGACATCGAGGGCCTGACCTCGAGGCCCGTACAGGCCGACGACGTCCTGTACGCGGTGCGGTGGTCGCCGTACCCTCACCCGGCGACCACCGCACCCCTGCGCACCGCCGTCCTGGACGGCGACCCGGACACCCTGCCGGCCGATCCCGCGCCGGACGCCGTCGTGCACCGCGTGCCCGGCCCGGCGGAAGCCGACGCCGCCTCGGCGCGCGCCCATGTCCTGGACGTCCTGCGGCTGCTGCGCACCTGGCAGACGGACGAGCGGCTCGCCGACACCCGGCTCGTCGTCGTCACCCCGCCCGCCAGCCCCGCCCACGCGGCCGTGCGCGGTCTGGTCCGCTCCGCCCAGGCCGAGAACCCCGGCCGGTACGTCCTCGTCGAGCACGATGCGCTGCCCACCGAGGCCGACCTGCGCCGGATCCTCGCCACCGCGGAGCCCGAACTCTCCCTCACCGACGGCCGGTTCAGCGTTCCACGGCTCACCGCGCAGCCCGCCGCCGAACCCGCGTCCGCCGCCGACTGGGGCACCGTCCTCGTCACCGGAGGCACCGGCGGCCTCGGCGCGCTGCTCGCCCGGCACCTGGTCCGCGCCCACGGCGTACGTCGCCTGGTGCTGGCCGGCCGCCGCGGTACGGCGCCCGAGCTGCACGCCGAACTCACCGCGCTCGGCGCCGAGGTGACCGTGGCCGCCTGCGACGTCGGCGACCGCGAGGCACTGCGCCGCCTGCTCGCGGAGCACCCCGTCGACTCCGTCGTCCACGCCGCGGGCACCGTCCGCGACGGCATCGTGGACACCCTCACCGACGAGATGGTCGAAGAGGTCTTCCACGCCAAGGCGCTCGGCGCCTGGCACCTGCACGAGCTGACCCGGGACCGCGAACTCGCCCACTTCGTGCTGTTCTCCTCCCTCGCCGCCGTCCTCGACGGCCCCGGCCAGGGCAACTACGCCGCCGCCAACGCCTACCTCGACGCCCTCGCCGAGCACCGCACCGGACTCGGTCTGCCGGCCACCGCGCTCGCCTGGGGCCTGTGGGCCACCGACAGCGGTATGGGCGCCGCCCTGGACGACGCGGCCCTGGAGCGCATCGCGCGCCACGGCGTCCCCGGTCTGACCGCCGAACGCTCGCTGGAGCTGTTCGACGCCGCCCTCCGCTCCCGCGCGCCCCGCCCGGTGCCCGTGGAGATCGACGCCGCCGCCGTACGCCGCCGCCCCGACGGCATCCCGCCGCTGCTGACCACCCTCGTCCGCCCGGCCGTCCGACGCGCCACGGCGAACGCCGCCGTGTCCACCCCTGCCACGGACGGCGCACTGGCCGCGCTGCCCGCCGCCGACCGCGACCGCGCCCTGCTCGACCTGGTGCGCACCGAAGTGGCCGCCGTGCTGCGGCACGACGGGCCGTCCGCCATCGATCCCGGCCGGGCCTTCACCGACCTCGGCTTCGACTCGCTGGCCGCCGTGGAGCTGCGCAACCGGCTGAACGCCGCCACCGGGCTGCGGCTGCCCGCCACCCTCGTCTTCGACCACCCCACCTCCCGTGTCCTGGCCGACCACATCCGCGACACGCTGTTCGGCACCGGCCCGCAGGAGACCGCCGCCCTCGTCACACGCACCGCGGGCGACGACGACCCGATCGTCATCGTCGGCATGAGCTGCCGCTACCCGGGCGGGGTCCGCTCCCCGGAGGACCTGTGGCGGCTGGTCGCCGACGGTGTCGACGCGGTCGGCGACTTCCCGGCCGACCGCGGCTGGGACACCGAGACGCTGTACGACCCCGAGCCCGGCACCCCCGGCCGCACCTACACCCGCGAGGGCTCCTTCCTGTACGACGCGGCCGAGTTCGACGCCGGCTTCTTCGGCATCAGCCCCCGCGAGGCCACCGCCATGGACCCGCAGCAGCGTCTGCTGCTGGAGGTGTCCTGGGAGGCCCTGGAGCGCTCCGCCATCGACCCGCACCGCCTGCGCGGCTCCCGCACCGGCGTCTTCGCGGGCGTCATGTACCACGACTACGGCACCTGGCTCGCCGAGGTGCCCGAGGACCTCGCCGCCTACCTCGGCAACGGCAGCCTCGGCAGCGTCGTCTCCGGCCGCGTCGCCTACGCCCTCGGTCTGGAGGGACCGGCCGTCACCGTCGACACCGCCTGCTCCTCCTCGCTGGTGACCCTGCACCTCGCGGCCCAGGCACTGCGGCAGGGCGAGTGCGATCTGGCCCTGGTCGGCGGCGTCACCGTCATGTCGACGCCGGACACCTTCGTGGACTTCGCCCGGCAGCGCGGGCTGGCCGCCGACGGCCGCTGCAAGTCCTTCGCCGCCGCGGCCGACGGGACCGGGTGGGGCGAGGGCGCCGGCATGATCGTCGTCGAGCGCCTCTCCGACGCCCTGCGGGGCGGCCACCAGGTGCTCGCGGTGGTCCGTGGCTCCGCCGTCAACTCCGACGGCGCCTCCAACGGCCTGACCGCCCCCAACGGCCCTTCCCAGCAGCGTGTCATCCGCGCCGCGCTGGCCGCCGCCGGGCTCACCGCGGCCGACGTCGACGCCGTCGAGGCGCACGGCACCGGTACGACGCTCGGCGACCCGATCGAGGCCCAGGCGCTGCTGGCCACCTATGGCGCCGAGCACACCGGGGACAGCCCGCTGTGGCTGGGCTCCATCAAGTCCAACATGGGACACACCCAGGCCGCCGCCGGTGTCGCCGGTGTCATCAAGATGGTCATGGCGATGCGCAACGGCGTGCTGCCCAGGACCCTGCACGTCGACGCGCCGTCCCACCAGGTCGACTGGAGCGCCGGAGCCGTGGAACTGCTCACCGAGCAGCGCCCGTGGCGGACGCCGGACCGGCCGCGCCGCGCCGGTGTGTCCTCCTTCGGGATCAGTGGCACCAACGCCCATGTGATCCTCGAGGAGTTCACCGAGCCGGAGCCCACGCAGGCCATGGCTGCCTCGGGGGCCGACCCCGCCACCGCCCCGCCCGTGCTCGCCCTCCCGGTCTCCGCCCGCTCGCCCGAGGCCCTGCGCGGCCAGGCTCGCCGGCTGCTGGAGCTGACCGACGCCTCACCTGCCGACCTGGCCCTGGCCCTGGCCACCAGCCGCGGCACCCACCCCCACCGCGCCGTCGCCCTCGCCACCGGAGCCGACCAGGCCGCCACCGCGCTGGACGCCCTGGCGCGCGGCACCGACGCACCGGGCCTGCTCGTCACCGGCTCCGCCACCGACGGCACCCTGGCCTACCTGTTCTCCGGACAGGGTGCCCAGCGCCCCGGCATGGGCCGCGACTGGTACGACGTCTTCCCCGTCTACGCCGAGCACTTCGACCGCGCCGCCGCGCTCTTCGACAAACACCTCGAACGCCCTCTCGCCGAGGTCGTGTTCGGCGAAGACACCGCGACCTTGGAGCAGACCGCCTACACCCAGGCCGCCCTGTTCACCACCCAGGTCGCCCTCTACCGGCTGCTGGAGTCCTTCGGGCTGCGCCCCGACTGGCTGGCCGGGCACTCCGTCGGCGAGTTCGCCGCCGCGCACGTCGCGGGCGTGTGGCCGCTGCCGGACGCCGTGACCGCGGTCGCCGCCCGGGGACGGCTCATGCAGTCCCTGCCCGAGGGCGGCGCGATGATCGCCGTACAGGCCTCGGAGGACGAGGTGGCCCCGCTGTTGGACGGGCGGTGCGGGATCGCCGCCGTCAACGGCCCGCGCGCCGTCGTCGTCTCCGGCGACGAGGACGCCGTCACCGAGATCGCCGCGCACTTCACGACCACCCGCAGGCTCCGCGTGTCGCACGCCTTCCACTCGCCCCGCATGGAGCCCATGCTGGACGCGTTCCGGGAGGTCATGACCGGCATCGGGGCGGCGGAACCGACGGTGCCGATCGTCTCCACCCTCACCGGCGCGCCGGCCACCGCCACCGAACTCGGCTCCGCCGACTACTGGGTGCGTCATGTACGGGAGACCGTGCGCTTCGCCGACGCCGTCGCGACACTGGCGGCGAAGGGTGCCGACACCTTCCTCGAACTCGGCGCCGGGCCCGTCCTCACCGCCATGGGCCCGGACTGCCTGCCGGACGCCGAGGACGCCGCCTTCGTCTCCACCGTCCGCAAGGACACCCCTCAACTGCCCGGCCTGCTCGCCGCCGTGGCCGCCGTACACACCCGGGGCTCGGACGTCGACTGGGCGGTGCTCTACGACACGTACGCCGGGAACCGGGTCGAGCTGCCCACCTACGCCTTCGACCGCCGCCGGTACTGGCTGCCCACGGCCACCGTCAGCGCCGGCGACGCCGCCGGGCACGGACTGGCCTCCGTCGACCATCCGCTGGTCAGCGCCCGGCTGGATCTGCCCGGCGACGCCGGTGTGCTGCTCACCGGCCGGATCTCCCTCGCCACCCACCCGGTCCTCGCCGAGCACGCCGTACTGGGCACGGTCCTGGTGCCCGGCGCCGCCCTGGTCGACCTCGCGCTGCACGCCGGACGGCTCACCGGCCGCCCCGTCGTCGAGGAACTGACCCTGCAGGCCCCGCTGGTGCTGCCCGCGGACACCGCCGTACGCCTCCAGGTCGCCACCGGCTCCGACGGCACCGTCGAGATCCACTCGCGTGCCGAGACCGCCCCCGCCGACGAGGGCTGGACACGGCACGCCACCGGCACCCTCACCGCCACCGCGACCACCACCGCCACCGCGACCGCCACCGCCACCGCGACCACCACCGCCACCGCGACCGCCACCGCCACCGCGTCCGGTGCCTGGCCGCCGCCCGGTGCCACCCCGCTCGACGTCACCGGCCTCTACCCGCGCCTGCACACCGAGGGCTACGACTACGGCCCGGTCTTCCAAGGCGTACGCACCGCGTGGCGCCACGGCGACACCCTGCTCGCCGAACTCGAACTGCCCGAGAGCGCACGGCAGGACGCCGGCCGGCACGCCCTGCACCCGGCGCTGCTCGACTCCGCGCTGCACGTCACCTCGCTCCTGGACACGGAGGCGGAGGCGGAGTCGGAGTCCGGGCAGGGCATCGCCCTGCCCTTCGCCTGGACCGGAGTCACTCTGCACACCCAGGGCGCCCGCACCGCCCGCGTCCGGGTGACCCCCGGCACCGACGGCACCCGCATCGAACTCGCGGACACCGACGGCAGGCCGCTCGCCACCGTCGACTCCTACGTCACCCGCCCCGTCACCGCCGACCGGCTCGCCTCGCGGCGGCAGCGTCACCTGTACGCCGTCACCGACGAGCCGCTGCCCGAGGCCGCGGGCCGACCCGACCGCCGTAGCTGGGCCATCCTCGGCGACGACGACCTCGGCCTCGGCGCCCCGCTGCACGCCGACCTGACCGCGCTCGGCGCCACCGTGCCCGACGTGGTGATCCTGCCGGTCACCGCCCCGCGTGCCGAGGGCGAGCAGCTGCCCGGCGCCGTACGGGCCGCACTGGGCCGCACCCTGGAGACCCTGCGGGCGTGGTCGGCCGACGACCGGTTCGCCGACGCGGCGCTCGTGGTGCTCACCGGCGGCGGCCTCGCCGACGCCGCCGTCCACGGACTGGTGCGGGCCGCGCAGGCCGAGGATCCCGGCCGGATCCTCCTCGTCGCACGGCCCGCGCCCGACGGCCCCGTGCCGGACCGCGCCGCGCTCGCCGCGCTCCTCGACTCCGGGGAGCCGGAGGTGCGGTGGCGGGACGGCCGGGCGCACGCCCCGCGTCTGGTCCGCGCCGACGACTCCGCGGGGGAGGACCGTCCGTGGGGCACCGTCCTCGTCACGGGCGGCACCGGCGGCCTCGGCGCCCTGGTCGCCCGCCACCTGGCCGAGCGGCACGGCGTCACCCGCCTGGTGCTCACCAGCCGCCGCGGACCCGGGGCGCCGGGAGCGGAGCAACTGCGCGCCGACCTGGCGGAGTCGGGTGCCGAGGCCGAGATCGTCGCCTGCGACGTTGCCGACCGCGCCGCGCTCGCCGCGCTGCTGACGGCGCACCCCGTCGACAGCGTCGTGCACACGGCCGGTGTCCTGGACGACGGCCTGGTCGCCTCGCTGACCCCGCAGCGCCTGGACACCGTGCTGCGTCCCAAGGCGGACGCCGCGTGGCACCTGCACGAACTGACCCGGGAGCGGGGTCTGTCCCACTTCGTGCTGTTCTCCTCGGCCGCCGGCACCATCGACGCCTCCGGCCAGGGCAACTACGCCGCCGCCAACGTCTTCCTCGACTCGCTCGCCGCCCACCGCGCCGGACTCGGCCTGCCGGCCACCTCCCTCGCCTGGGGCCTGTGGTCCGGCGGCGGCATGGGCGCCGGCCTCGACGCGGCCGAGGTGCAGCGCATCGAACGCTCCGGCATCGGCGCGCTCGACCCGGCCGAGGGACTGGACCTGCTCGACGCCGCCGTGGCCTCCGGCAGCCCCGCCCTGGTGCCCGTACGGCTGGACAGCGCAGCCCTGCGCCGGCGCGGCGACGACGTACCTGCCGTGCTGCGCACCCTGGCCGGCGTCACCCACCGCGCGCGGCGCGACGAGCCGGCCCGGACCCTCGGCGAGCAGCTGGCCGAACTCCCGGCCGCCGACCACGAGCACACCGTGCTGGAAGCGGTGCGCACCGAGGTCTCCGCCGTCCTCGGGCACTCCGGACCCGCCGCCGTCGAACCACGCCGCGCCTTCACCGAACTGGGCTTCGACTCGCTGGCCGCCGTCGAACTGCGCAACCGGCTCAACGCGGTCAGCGGACTGCGGCTGCCGTCCACGCTGATCTTCGACTACGCCACCCCGTTGGCCCTCGCCGGCCACCTCCTCGAACGGCTCCTGCCGGACACCGAGGAACCCGGCACCGGCGAGGCGGAGCACGGCGACGACGAGGTGCGCGCCCTGATCTCGCGCATCCCCGTCGCCCGCATCCGAGAGGCCGGTCTCCTCGACGGCCTGCTGAAGCTGTCCGAGTCGGCCCCCGAGACCGCGCCCGCGGACCGGGCCCTGGACATCAAGTCCATGGCCGTGGCCGACCTGGTGCGTGCCGCGCTCGACCGCAGCAGCACCACCTGA